From one Enterobacter kobei genomic stretch:
- the mepS gene encoding bifunctional murein DD-endopeptidase/murein LD-carboxypeptidase, with translation MVKSQPILRYIVRAIPALAVAVLLSACSTNTAKNMHPETHVVGTEDASSLQASQDEFETMVRNLDVKSRIMDQYASWKGVRYRLGGDTKKGIDCSGFVQRTFREQFGLELPRSTYEQQEMGKSVSRTSLRTGDLVLFKAGSTGRHVGIYIGNNQFVHASTSSGVVISSMDEPYWKKRYNEARRVLVRS, from the coding sequence ATGGTCAAATCTCAACCGATTTTGAGATATATCGTGCGGGCGATCCCCGCGTTAGCAGTTGCGGTACTGCTTTCAGCTTGTTCAACTAATACCGCAAAGAATATGCACCCTGAGACGCATGTTGTGGGCACCGAAGATGCCTCGTCACTGCAAGCCTCTCAGGATGAATTTGAGACGATGGTTCGTAATCTTGATGTTAAATCCCGCATTATGGATCAATACGCAAGCTGGAAAGGCGTTCGTTACCGTCTTGGCGGCGATACCAAAAAAGGTATTGATTGCTCTGGTTTCGTACAACGTACTTTCCGTGAACAATTTGGTTTAGAACTGCCGCGCTCTACTTATGAGCAGCAGGAAATGGGTAAATCCGTTTCACGCACCAGCTTACGTACCGGCGATTTGGTACTGTTTAAAGCCGGTTCTACCGGACGTCACGTTGGTATCTATATCGGCAATAACCAGTTTGTCCATGCCTCTACCAGCAGCGGTGTCGTGATTTCAAGTATGGACGAGCCCTACTGGAAAAAGCGTTATAACGAAGCGCGTCGTGTCTTAGTACGCAGTTAA
- the uxuA gene encoding mannonate dehydratase, whose product MEQTWRWYGPNDPVSLDDVRQAGATGVVTALHHIPNGQVWPVDEIKQRQALLAEKGLTWSVVESIPVHEDIKTHSGEYQTWIANYQQSIRNLAACGIDTVCYNFMPILDWTRTDLEYMLPDGSKALRFDQIAFAAFELHILKREGAQADYTEEEQRQALEFFNAASDAEIEKLTRNIIAGLPGAEEGYTLDQFRARLAEYDGINKEQLRENMAVFLKAIVPVAEEVGVRLAVHPDDPPRPILGLPRIVSTLEDMQWLKSCVDSIYNGFTMCTGSYGVRADNDLVKMVETFGDRIHFTHLRSTCREANPKTFHEAAHLQGDVDMVAVVKAILTEELRRKKAGDVRPIPFRPDHGHQMLDDLRKKTNPGYSAIGRLKGMAEVRGVELALKHTLFPELL is encoded by the coding sequence ATGGAACAAACCTGGCGTTGGTATGGACCGAACGATCCGGTATCTCTTGATGACGTCCGTCAGGCGGGCGCAACCGGCGTGGTGACCGCACTGCATCATATTCCTAACGGTCAGGTATGGCCGGTAGACGAAATTAAACAGCGTCAGGCGCTGCTGGCTGAAAAAGGCCTCACCTGGTCTGTAGTGGAAAGTATTCCGGTGCACGAAGACATTAAAACGCACAGCGGGGAATACCAAACCTGGATCGCCAATTATCAGCAGAGCATCCGTAATCTGGCAGCCTGCGGCATCGACACCGTCTGCTACAACTTTATGCCCATCCTCGACTGGACGCGTACCGATCTGGAGTACATGCTGCCGGACGGCTCCAAAGCCCTGCGTTTTGATCAGATTGCCTTTGCCGCCTTCGAACTGCATATCCTGAAACGGGAAGGGGCGCAGGCAGACTACACCGAAGAAGAGCAGCGTCAGGCGCTGGAATTCTTTAACGCCGCCAGCGACGCGGAAATTGAAAAGCTGACGCGCAATATCATTGCCGGTCTGCCGGGGGCGGAAGAGGGCTATACCCTTGACCAGTTCCGCGCCCGTCTGGCGGAATACGATGGCATCAACAAAGAACAGCTGCGTGAAAACATGGCGGTGTTCCTGAAAGCCATTGTGCCGGTGGCGGAAGAAGTGGGCGTGCGTCTGGCCGTTCACCCGGACGATCCGCCGCGCCCGATCCTCGGCCTGCCGCGTATTGTCTCCACCCTCGAAGATATGCAGTGGCTGAAATCCTGCGTCGACAGTATCTACAACGGCTTTACCATGTGCACCGGCTCGTACGGCGTGCGGGCGGATAACGATCTGGTGAAGATGGTGGAAACCTTTGGCGACCGCATTCACTTTACGCATCTGCGTTCCACCTGCCGCGAAGCAAACCCGAAAACCTTCCACGAAGCGGCGCATCTGCAGGGCGACGTCGATATGGTGGCGGTGGTGAAAGCGATCCTCACTGAAGAACTGCGTCGTAAGAAAGCCGGAGATGTACGTCCGATCCCGTTCCGTCCGGATCACGGTCACCAGATGCTCGACGATCTGCGTAAGAAAACGAACCCGGGCTATTCGGCGATTGGTCGTCTGAAAGGGATGGCGGAAGTGCGCGGCGTGGAACTGGCGCTGAAACACACGCTGTTCCCGGAACTGCTGTAG
- the yeiP gene encoding elongation factor P-like protein YeiP → MPRANEIKKGMVLNYNGKLLIVKNIDIQSPSARGAATLYKMRFSDVRTGMKVEERFKGDDIVDTVTLTRRFVDFSYVDGNEYVFMDKEDYTPYIFTKEQIEDELQFIPEGGMPDMQVLTWDGQLLALELPQTVDLEIVETAPGIKGASASSRTKPATMSTGLVIQVPEYLTTGEKIRIHIEESRYMGRAD, encoded by the coding sequence ATGCCAAGAGCGAATGAAATCAAAAAAGGTATGGTGCTGAATTACAACGGCAAACTGCTGATTGTGAAAAATATCGATATTCAGTCACCGAGCGCCCGTGGCGCAGCGACGCTGTATAAGATGCGTTTTTCTGACGTCCGCACCGGGATGAAGGTTGAAGAGCGTTTTAAAGGCGACGACATCGTTGATACCGTGACGCTGACCCGCCGTTTCGTTGACTTCTCTTATGTGGATGGCAACGAATACGTGTTTATGGATAAAGAAGATTACACGCCGTACATCTTCACCAAAGAGCAGATTGAAGACGAGCTGCAGTTTATTCCGGAAGGCGGAATGCCGGACATGCAGGTGTTAACCTGGGATGGTCAGCTGCTGGCGCTGGAATTGCCGCAGACGGTGGATCTGGAAATTGTGGAAACGGCGCCGGGCATTAAAGGCGCTTCAGCCAGCTCACGCACCAAGCCTGCCACCATGAGCACAGGTCTGGTGATCCAGGTGCCGGAATACCTGACCACCGGCGAGAAGATCCGCATTCATATCGAAGAAAGCCGTTATATGGGCCGCGCGGATTAA
- a CDS encoding phosphatase PAP2 family protein, with protein MKTRLPLILLLNAAGLALFLSWYLPVNHGMWFTLDSAIFHFFNAKLTESRAFLWLVAITNNRAFDACSLLAMGALMLSFWRSADAAGRRRVVMIGLMMLLTAVVINQLAQALYPVKRASPSLFFEHVNRVSDLLSVIPTKDASKDSFPGDHGMMLLIFSAVMWRYFGKGAFAIALLIVVVFAFPRVMIGAHWFTDIAVGSLSAVLIGLPWFLLTPLSDKIISLFNYYLPYRNKQFLNK; from the coding sequence ATGAAGACGCGACTTCCCCTTATTTTATTGTTAAATGCCGCCGGTCTGGCGCTTTTTTTATCCTGGTACCTGCCGGTAAACCATGGCATGTGGTTTACCCTCGACTCGGCTATTTTTCATTTCTTTAATGCAAAGCTGACCGAAAGCCGTGCGTTCTTGTGGCTGGTGGCTATTACCAATAACCGTGCCTTTGATGCCTGCTCGCTGCTGGCAATGGGCGCGCTGATGCTAAGTTTCTGGCGTAGCGCCGATGCAGCAGGTCGCCGCCGTGTGGTGATGATTGGCCTGATGATGCTGTTGACCGCTGTGGTGATCAACCAACTGGCACAGGCGCTGTACCCGGTCAAACGCGCCAGTCCGTCGTTATTCTTTGAGCATGTGAACCGCGTCAGCGATTTGCTGAGCGTGATCCCCACTAAAGATGCCTCGAAAGACAGTTTCCCTGGCGATCACGGCATGATGCTGCTTATTTTTTCCGCCGTCATGTGGCGTTATTTTGGTAAAGGTGCCTTCGCAATCGCCCTGCTTATTGTGGTGGTTTTCGCGTTTCCGCGCGTCATGATTGGCGCCCACTGGTTTACGGATATTGCCGTCGGCTCCCTTTCCGCCGTGCTCATAGGCCTGCCGTGGTTTTTATTAACACCGCTTAGCGATAAAATCATTTCGCTGTTTAATTATTATTTGCCTTATAGAAACAAACAATTTTTAAACAAATAA
- a CDS encoding YkgJ family cysteine cluster protein has product MECRSDCGACCTAPSISSPIPGMPYGKPANTPCVQLDAQQRCKLFRSPLRPKVCAGLQPSRDMCGSTRSQAMVYLIDLETQTAP; this is encoded by the coding sequence ATGGAGTGTCGCAGCGATTGCGGAGCCTGTTGTACCGCGCCATCCATCAGCAGCCCAATCCCCGGTATGCCGTACGGCAAACCCGCCAATACGCCCTGCGTGCAGCTTGACGCGCAGCAACGCTGTAAGCTGTTCCGCTCGCCGCTTCGTCCGAAAGTCTGCGCCGGACTGCAACCCTCCCGGGACATGTGTGGCAGCACGCGCTCGCAGGCCATGGTCTATCTTATCGATCTGGAAACGCAGACCGCGCCTTAA
- a CDS encoding CobW family GTP-binding protein, protein MTRTNLITGFLGSGKTTSILHLLAQKDPAEKWAVLVNEFGEVGIDGALLADSGALLKEIPGGCMCCVNGLPMQVGLNTLLRQGKPDRLLIEPTGLGHPKQILDMLTAPVYEPWIELQATLCLLDPRQLLDEKAVNNENFRDQLAAADIIIANKQDRSTPESEQALAQWWQQYGGDRELITATQGNIDPALLDRPRRNQRELPVSAAHQHGQGDKKGLAALSLPSNQRWRRSLNSGQGHQACGWIFDAETCFDTIGLLEWARLAPVDRVKGVMRIPEGLVRINRQGQDLRIETQSVSPPDSRIELITADEADWNSLQSTLLKLRLTDEH, encoded by the coding sequence ATGACCAGGACCAACCTGATCACCGGTTTTCTGGGGAGCGGTAAAACGACCTCTATTTTGCATCTGCTGGCGCAGAAGGATCCCGCCGAAAAATGGGCCGTACTGGTCAACGAATTCGGTGAAGTTGGCATTGATGGCGCGTTACTGGCGGACAGCGGCGCGCTGTTAAAAGAGATCCCCGGCGGCTGTATGTGCTGTGTGAATGGTTTGCCGATGCAGGTGGGGCTGAATACCCTGCTGCGTCAGGGTAAGCCGGACCGTTTATTGATTGAGCCTACCGGGCTCGGCCATCCGAAGCAGATCCTCGATATGCTCACCGCTCCGGTTTATGAGCCTTGGATTGAATTACAGGCGACACTCTGTCTGCTCGATCCGCGCCAGTTGCTGGATGAGAAAGCCGTCAATAATGAGAACTTCCGTGACCAGCTGGCGGCGGCAGATATTATCATCGCCAATAAACAGGATCGCAGTACGCCGGAAAGTGAACAGGCACTGGCGCAGTGGTGGCAGCAATACGGCGGCGACCGGGAGTTAATTACCGCCACGCAGGGAAATATCGATCCTGCCCTGCTGGATCGTCCGCGCCGCAATCAGCGCGAACTGCCAGTCAGTGCGGCGCATCAGCATGGGCAGGGGGATAAAAAAGGCCTCGCCGCGCTGAGCCTGCCGTCCAACCAGCGCTGGCGTCGCAGCCTCAACAGTGGTCAGGGCCATCAGGCCTGTGGCTGGATCTTTGATGCGGAGACCTGTTTCGATACGATTGGCCTGCTGGAGTGGGCGCGGCTGGCACCGGTGGATCGCGTGAAAGGCGTAATGCGTATTCCTGAAGGCCTGGTGCGTATCAACCGTCAGGGTCAGGATTTGCGCATCGAAACGCAAAGCGTATCACCGCCGGACAGCCGTATCGAGCTGATCACCGCCGATGAAGCGGACTGGAATTCACTTCAGTCAACTTTGTTGAAGCTTCGTTTAACTGACGAGCACTAA
- a CDS encoding extracellular solute-binding protein, whose protein sequence is MRVLMMLFALMSLTAQAQTIKESYAFAVIGEPKYTADFTHFDYVNPAAPKGGNITLAVIGTFDNFNRFALRGNAAVRTDALYDTLFTTSDDEPGSYYPLIAEMARYADDFSWAEIAINPKATFQDGTPVKASDVAFSFTKFMTEGVPQFRLVYKGTTVKAIAPLTVRITLGKPGKEDLLSLFSLPVMPEKFWKNHKLSDPLSVPPLGGGPYRISQWRMGQYIAYTRVRDYWAADLPVNRGRWNFDNIRYDYYLDDNVAFEAFKAGAFDFRQEGDAKNWATRYTGKNFANHFIIKDEQKNESAQDTRWLAFNNQRPLFQDRRVREALTLAFDFEWMNKALFYNAYSRTNSYFQNTEYAARDYPDAAELTLLAPMKAKLPPEVFTSIYQPPVSQGNGFDRNNLLKAGKLLDEAGWVLKGKQRVNAKTGKPFSFELLLPAGSNNLWVMPFQHNLARLGVTLNVRQVDNSQITNRLRSRDFDMIPRTLQARPWPDTDLQISWGSAYINSSYNTPGVTSPIIDTLLDKIIAAQGDKEKLLPLGRALDRVLTWNYYMLPMWFMASDRLAYWDKFSMPAQRPVYSLGFDTWWYDVNKAAKLPPARR, encoded by the coding sequence ATGCGCGTACTAATGATGCTGTTCGCCCTGATGAGCCTTACCGCTCAGGCGCAGACCATAAAAGAGAGCTACGCCTTCGCAGTGATTGGCGAGCCGAAATATACTGCTGACTTTACCCATTTCGATTACGTGAACCCGGCTGCCCCGAAAGGCGGTAACATCACGCTGGCGGTGATTGGCACCTTCGATAACTTCAACCGCTTCGCTCTGCGCGGCAATGCGGCGGTGCGGACCGACGCGCTCTACGACACCTTGTTTACTACCTCGGACGATGAACCCGGTAGCTACTACCCGCTGATTGCGGAGATGGCGCGCTACGCCGATGATTTTTCCTGGGCGGAGATCGCCATTAATCCCAAAGCCACCTTCCAGGACGGCACGCCTGTCAAAGCCAGCGACGTGGCATTTTCTTTTACGAAATTTATGACCGAAGGCGTTCCGCAGTTTCGGCTGGTCTATAAAGGCACGACCGTCAAAGCCATCGCGCCGCTGACCGTGCGGATCACGCTCGGCAAACCGGGTAAAGAAGATCTACTGAGCCTGTTCAGCCTGCCGGTGATGCCGGAGAAATTCTGGAAAAATCACAAACTCAGCGATCCGCTCTCCGTTCCACCACTGGGCGGCGGGCCGTACCGCATCAGCCAGTGGCGTATGGGGCAATATATTGCTTACACCCGCGTGCGGGATTACTGGGCAGCGGATCTGCCGGTCAATCGCGGGCGCTGGAATTTCGATAATATTCGCTATGACTACTATCTGGACGATAACGTGGCCTTCGAAGCCTTCAAAGCGGGCGCATTTGATTTCCGTCAGGAAGGCGATGCGAAAAACTGGGCGACCCGCTACACCGGCAAAAATTTCGCTAACCACTTTATTATCAAGGACGAGCAGAAAAACGAATCGGCACAGGATACACGCTGGCTGGCGTTTAATAACCAGCGCCCGCTGTTTCAGGATCGTCGTGTGCGGGAAGCCCTCACGCTGGCCTTTGATTTTGAGTGGATGAACAAGGCGCTGTTCTATAACGCTTACTCACGCACCAACAGCTATTTCCAGAATACCGAATATGCCGCGCGTGACTATCCGGACGCCGCCGAGCTGACGCTGCTGGCGCCAATGAAGGCCAAACTCCCCCCGGAGGTATTCACCTCCATCTACCAGCCGCCTGTGTCCCAGGGTAACGGCTTTGACCGCAATAACCTGCTGAAGGCTGGCAAGCTGCTGGATGAGGCGGGCTGGGTGCTGAAAGGCAAACAGCGCGTGAATGCGAAAACCGGTAAACCCTTCAGCTTCGAGCTGCTGCTGCCCGCCGGGAGTAATAATCTGTGGGTGATGCCGTTCCAGCATAATCTGGCGCGGCTGGGTGTCACGCTCAACGTGCGCCAGGTGGATAACTCGCAGATCACCAACCGCCTGCGCAGCCGGGATTTTGACATGATACCGCGCACGTTACAGGCACGCCCCTGGCCGGACACCGATCTGCAAATTTCCTGGGGCTCGGCCTACATTAATTCAAGTTACAACACGCCGGGCGTGACCAGCCCGATCATCGATACGCTGCTCGACAAAATCATCGCAGCGCAGGGTGATAAAGAAAAGCTGCTGCCGCTGGGTCGGGCGCTGGATCGCGTACTGACCTGGAACTATTACATGCTGCCAATGTGGTTTATGGCTTCCGATCGACTCGCTTACTGGGATAAATTTTCCATGCCCGCGCAGCGCCCGGTTTATTCACTCGGGTTTGATACCTGGTGGTACGACGTCAATAAAGCGGCGAAACTGCCGCCTGCCAGACGTTAA
- a CDS encoding cyclic di-GMP phosphodiesterase gives MPIRFMHANRKILTISILIGFITGIVVGGLQFIIAQHHREIQLDHLFSNIKSNFERYFSELHTTSDLLQPLTLKPCEEVVSELTSRAAFSPNVRAFLLVRDQNAFCSSATGVLDVPLTDLIPGIDVSKKLDMVILPGTPMMPHTPAIGIWYQNPFDDAHGVFASININLTPALITSSLQDNFQGIALAIGDRGISTFSKRLISLREFSAQSVRHTAIDSLPLSLWLYASRWTPQDIQLALLPALMAGLLAGLLCALLLHRWLRPGRDILQGIKNNHFYVVYQPVVDAGTLQVSGAEVLLRWKHPIKGEISPNTFIPLAEAQKLMVPLTQHLFGLIARDGDALQTVLPAGTKLGINIATGHLHAASFIDDLDRLTASLPAQHFSIVLEITERNMLKHGEAVTLFDRLHQKGYEIAIDDFGTGHSALIYLERFTLDYLKIDRAFVNAIDMATTTSPVLDTVLMLAKRLNMGTVAEGVETAEQAKWLRARGVNYLQGYYFCRPMTLAQLLNWQPPPFSIQLQG, from the coding sequence ATGCCGATCCGCTTCATGCATGCCAATCGAAAAATTCTGACGATCAGTATTCTGATCGGCTTTATTACGGGCATTGTGGTGGGAGGGCTGCAATTTATTATTGCGCAGCACCATCGTGAAATTCAGTTAGATCATTTATTCAGCAATATTAAATCAAATTTTGAACGCTATTTTAGCGAACTGCACACCACCAGCGATTTACTACAGCCTTTAACGCTAAAACCCTGCGAAGAGGTGGTGAGTGAATTAACCTCGCGGGCGGCATTCAGTCCGAACGTGCGGGCGTTTTTACTGGTTCGCGATCAGAATGCATTTTGCTCATCCGCCACCGGCGTGCTGGATGTGCCGTTGACCGATCTGATACCGGGCATTGATGTCAGCAAAAAGCTGGATATGGTGATTTTACCCGGCACGCCGATGATGCCCCATACGCCCGCTATTGGCATCTGGTACCAAAATCCATTTGATGATGCGCATGGGGTCTTTGCCTCCATCAACATCAACCTTACCCCGGCCCTTATCACCTCTTCCTTGCAGGATAATTTTCAGGGCATTGCGCTCGCGATTGGCGATCGGGGAATTTCCACCTTTTCAAAGCGGCTGATCTCCCTGCGCGAATTCTCCGCGCAGTCGGTGCGCCATACTGCCATCGACAGCCTGCCGCTCAGCCTGTGGCTGTATGCCAGTCGCTGGACGCCGCAGGACATTCAGCTGGCGCTGTTGCCCGCATTAATGGCGGGACTGCTGGCGGGTTTACTTTGCGCCCTGCTGTTGCACCGGTGGCTGCGCCCCGGCAGAGACATCTTGCAGGGGATTAAAAACAATCACTTCTATGTGGTATATCAACCGGTAGTCGACGCCGGTACGCTGCAGGTGAGCGGCGCGGAAGTGCTGCTGCGCTGGAAACACCCGATAAAGGGAGAGATCTCCCCGAATACCTTTATTCCGCTCGCCGAAGCGCAAAAATTGATGGTGCCGCTGACGCAGCATCTGTTTGGTCTGATCGCCCGCGACGGCGATGCCTTACAGACCGTGCTGCCTGCGGGTACCAAGCTCGGTATTAATATCGCCACCGGTCATCTGCACGCCGCCAGCTTTATCGACGATCTTGATCGGCTGACCGCCTCGCTGCCGGCGCAGCATTTCAGTATCGTGCTGGAAATCACCGAACGTAATATGCTTAAGCATGGCGAGGCCGTCACCCTGTTTGATCGTCTGCATCAGAAAGGCTATGAAATTGCTATTGATGACTTTGGCACCGGCCACAGCGCGCTGATTTATCTGGAACGCTTTACGCTGGATTACCTGAAAATCGATCGCGCCTTTGTGAATGCTATCGACATGGCAACGACCACCTCGCCGGTGCTGGATACGGTGCTGATGCTGGCGAAGCGGCTAAATATGGGGACGGTTGCGGAAGGCGTCGAAACGGCTGAACAGGCAAAATGGCTGCGCGCCAGAGGTGTAAACTACCTGCAGGGCTACTATTTTTGCCGCCCGATGACGCTGGCGCAGTTGCTGAACTGGCAGCCACCGCCTTTTTCCATTCAGCTTCAGGGGTGA
- the setB gene encoding sugar efflux transporter SetB, translating into MHISPAAASPKPFDVTSTAFLIVAFLTGIAGALQTPTLSLFLTNEVHARPAMVGFFFTGSAVIGILVSQFLAGRSDRKGDRKNLIVFCCLFGVLACTLFAFNRNYFILLFIGVFLSSFGSTANPQMFALAREHADRTGREAVMFSSILRAQVSLAWVIGPPLAYALAMGFGFTMMYLSAAIAFVVCGIMVWFFLPTMRKEPVLATGVLEAPRTNRRDALLLFAICTLMWGTNSLYIINMPLFIINELQLPEKLAGVMMGTAAGLEIPTMLIAGYYAKRFGKRFLMRIAVVAGLIFYAGMLTVHMPVLLLALQLLNAIYIGILAGIGMLYFQDLMPGQAGAATTLYTNTTRVGWIIAGSLAGVVAEFWSYHAVFWFALVMIVVTMACLARIKDV; encoded by the coding sequence ATGCACATTAGCCCAGCCGCCGCCTCTCCCAAGCCTTTTGACGTCACCTCTACGGCGTTTTTAATTGTTGCCTTCCTGACCGGCATTGCCGGTGCCTTGCAGACGCCAACGCTGAGCTTGTTTCTGACCAATGAAGTCCACGCCCGTCCGGCGATGGTGGGATTTTTCTTCACCGGCAGCGCGGTGATCGGCATCCTGGTAAGCCAGTTTCTCGCCGGGCGTTCCGATCGTAAAGGCGACCGTAAAAATCTGATCGTCTTCTGCTGCCTGTTCGGCGTGCTGGCCTGTACGCTGTTCGCCTTTAACCGTAACTATTTTATCTTGCTGTTTATCGGCGTGTTCCTTAGCAGCTTTGGCTCGACGGCAAACCCGCAGATGTTCGCCCTTGCCCGTGAACATGCGGATCGTACCGGCCGCGAAGCGGTCATGTTCAGCTCGATCCTGCGCGCGCAGGTATCGCTGGCATGGGTGATCGGCCCGCCGCTGGCCTATGCGCTGGCAATGGGTTTTGGCTTTACGATGATGTATCTGAGCGCGGCGATTGCCTTTGTGGTGTGCGGCATCATGGTGTGGTTTTTTCTGCCGACGATGCGCAAAGAGCCGGTGCTGGCAACCGGCGTACTGGAAGCGCCGCGCACCAATCGCCGTGACGCGCTGCTGCTGTTTGCTATCTGCACGCTGATGTGGGGCACCAACAGCCTCTATATCATTAATATGCCGCTGTTTATCATTAATGAACTGCAACTGCCGGAAAAGCTGGCGGGTGTGATGATGGGTACCGCTGCCGGGCTTGAAATCCCGACCATGCTGATTGCGGGCTACTATGCTAAACGCTTCGGCAAGCGTTTTTTGATGCGCATCGCGGTAGTCGCCGGGCTGATTTTTTACGCCGGCATGCTGACCGTGCACATGCCGGTATTGCTGCTGGCTTTACAGCTGCTGAATGCCATTTATATCGGCATCCTCGCGGGTATCGGTATGCTCTATTTTCAGGATTTGATGCCGGGCCAGGCGGGGGCTGCGACCACGCTTTATACTAATACTACCCGCGTCGGCTGGATCATCGCCGGGTCGCTGGCGGGCGTAGTGGCGGAGTTCTGGAGCTATCATGCGGTATTCTGGTTTGCGCTGGTGATGATTGTCGTCACCATGGCGTGCCTGGCGCGTATTAAAGATGTTTAA
- a CDS encoding mannitol dehydrogenase family protein, with amino-acid sequence MKTIASQTLPENVRLPQYDRALLRSRIVHFGFGAFHRAHQALLTDRVLNAQGGDWGICEISLFSGDRLMAQLREQDHLFTVLEKGATGNEAIIVGAVHECLNAKLDSLPAIIEKFCEPQVAIVSLTITEKGYCIDPATGKLDLNQPRIVHDLQNPTEPHSAPGILVEALARRRDRGLAPFTVLSCDNIPDNGHVVKNAVLGMAQQRSAELAQWISEKVSFPGTMVDRIVPAATDASLAEITRTLGVEDPCAISCEPFIQWVVEDNFVAGRPDWDVAGVQLVQDVLPWEQMKLRMLNGSHSFLAYLGYLAGFAHISDCMQDAHFRRAARRLMLDEQAPTLRITDVDLTAYADSLIERFANPALQHRTWQIAMDGSQKLPQRMLEGIRVHLQRGTPWPLLALGVAGWMRYVSGIDDAGQAIDIRDPLADKFRAIVETSEPGDRVPALLTLTEIFGSDLPSDPHFVNAIQAAWQQIADKGAHQAVIDTLNH; translated from the coding sequence ATGAAGACAATTGCTTCGCAAACGCTGCCGGAAAACGTCCGATTACCGCAGTATGATCGCGCTCTGCTCCGCTCTCGCATCGTGCATTTCGGCTTTGGCGCGTTTCATCGTGCGCACCAGGCGCTGTTAACGGACCGGGTGCTGAACGCCCAGGGCGGCGACTGGGGGATCTGCGAAATCAGCCTGTTCAGCGGCGATCGGTTAATGGCGCAGTTGCGTGAGCAAGACCACCTGTTTACCGTGCTGGAAAAAGGCGCGACCGGCAACGAGGCGATTATCGTTGGCGCGGTTCATGAATGCCTGAATGCGAAACTGGACTCCCTGCCCGCCATTATCGAAAAATTCTGCGAACCGCAGGTGGCGATTGTCTCGCTGACCATCACAGAAAAAGGCTACTGCATCGATCCGGCGACCGGCAAACTGGATCTCAACCAGCCGCGTATTGTTCATGATCTGCAAAACCCCACAGAGCCGCACTCCGCGCCGGGCATTCTGGTGGAAGCCCTCGCCCGCCGTCGCGATCGCGGCCTGGCCCCTTTTACCGTGCTCTCCTGCGACAATATTCCTGATAACGGGCATGTGGTGAAAAACGCCGTGCTCGGCATGGCGCAGCAGCGTTCGGCTGAACTGGCGCAGTGGATCAGTGAAAAGGTGAGTTTCCCCGGCACCATGGTCGATCGCATCGTTCCGGCGGCAACGGACGCGTCGCTGGCGGAAATCACCCGCACGCTGGGGGTGGAAGATCCCTGCGCCATCAGCTGTGAGCCTTTTATTCAGTGGGTGGTGGAAGATAATTTTGTCGCCGGTCGCCCGGACTGGGACGTGGCGGGCGTGCAGCTGGTGCAGGATGTGCTGCCGTGGGAGCAAATGAAGCTGCGTATGCTGAACGGCAGCCACTCCTTCCTGGCGTATCTGGGTTACCTGGCCGGTTTTGCACATATCAGCGACTGCATGCAGGATGCGCATTTTCGCCGCGCCGCCCGGCGTCTGATGCTGGACGAGCAGGCACCGACGCTGCGCATCACCGATGTGGATCTGACGGCCTACGCTGACAGCCTGATCGAACGCTTCGCGAACCCGGCGCTGCAACACCGGACCTGGCAGATCGCCATGGACGGCAGCCAGAAACTGCCGCAACGTATGCTGGAAGGTATTCGTGTGCATCTGCAACGCGGTACGCCGTGGCCGCTGCTGGCGCTCGGTGTGGCGGGCTGGATGCGCTATGTCAGCGGCATTGATGATGCCGGTCAGGCCATTGATATTCGCGATCCGCTGGCCGATAAGTTCCGCGCTATTGTGGAAACCAGCGAGCCGGGCGATCGCGTACCGGCGCTGCTGACGCTGACGGAAATCTTCGGCAGCGACCTGCCGTCAGATCCGCACTTCGTCAATGCGATCCAGGCGGCCTGGCAACAGATTGCCGATAAAGGTGCTCATCAGGCAGTCATTGACACGCTCAATCATTAA